The Corynebacterium vitaeruminis DSM 20294 genome window below encodes:
- the mmsB gene encoding 3-hydroxyisobutyrate dehydrogenase has protein sequence MARWRRVHRRLHHAGDEVTGSGESGSQKLIGRRKRMKIAFIGLGNMGGPMAANLVKNGFEVAGFDVAEPAKEAARAAGINVCDTVAEAARGADVVMTMLPNDALVRGVIAEARPEVAEGTTFIDSSTIAVDAAREIGAELTDAGFRFIDAPVSGGIFGAQEGTLAFMVAGDEATFSEHRSLFEAMGRSITYCGELGNGQAVKACNNMILAIQQVALSEAMVMSERLGVDPQVFFDVVSNATGSSWSLTKNCPVTGPVPTSPANNDFKPGFATALMLKDLRLAMQAAESTKTATVLGRIVADQYEKLAADGHGGEDFSVIINEVRGA, from the coding sequence CTGGCCCGATGGCGACGAGTCCACCGCCGACTTCACCATGCCGGTGATGAAGTAACTGGTTCAGGGGAATCGGGTTCGCAGAAACTCATTGGAAGGAGAAAACGCATGAAGATCGCATTCATCGGCCTGGGAAACATGGGCGGCCCGATGGCAGCCAACCTGGTCAAGAACGGCTTCGAGGTCGCAGGCTTCGACGTGGCTGAGCCCGCCAAGGAGGCAGCCCGCGCGGCAGGCATTAACGTCTGCGACACCGTGGCCGAGGCCGCACGCGGCGCAGACGTGGTCATGACGATGCTGCCTAACGACGCCTTGGTGCGCGGCGTCATCGCCGAGGCGCGACCCGAGGTCGCGGAGGGGACAACGTTCATCGACTCCTCCACCATCGCGGTCGACGCCGCCCGCGAGATCGGCGCGGAGCTGACCGACGCTGGCTTCCGCTTCATCGACGCTCCGGTCTCCGGCGGCATCTTCGGCGCCCAGGAGGGCACGCTCGCCTTCATGGTCGCTGGCGACGAGGCCACCTTCAGCGAGCACCGCTCGCTCTTCGAGGCCATGGGCCGCTCCATCACCTACTGCGGCGAGCTCGGCAACGGCCAGGCGGTCAAGGCCTGCAACAACATGATCCTGGCCATCCAGCAGGTCGCCCTGTCCGAGGCGATGGTCATGTCTGAGCGCCTGGGCGTGGACCCGCAGGTGTTCTTCGACGTGGTCTCCAACGCCACCGGGTCGAGCTGGTCGCTGACTAAGAACTGCCCGGTAACTGGTCCGGTCCCGACCTCGCCGGCGAACAACGACTTCAAGCCGGGGTTTGCCACCGCGCTCATGCTCAAGGACCTGCGCCTAGCGATGCAGGCGGCTGAGTCCACCAAGACCGCGACCGTGCTGGGCCGCATCGTGGCCGACCAGTACGAGAAGCTGGCCGCCGACGGGCACGGCGGGGAGGACTTCTCCGTCATCATCAACGAGGTGCGCGGGGCCTAG
- a CDS encoding ABC transporter permease, giving the protein MRKLIWRNLAAHKLRLFLTVLSVVLGTAFIAGSSMLTASIEKSFTDIVSSSYSQIDVVATSDERIPMSDIDALRADPRVDAVELSAGNSSAVIAGPDGKPIQTGGAPSQAMAQAPDGKSIGDIAQLVDGQWPLTRGQAALNRTAAEQGTIKVGDQVTMITARGRETFALSGIYDTDMAVGGFAGLVIPEEQYLEKFAPDGTVASASIGLKDHATAGEVRDALAKEHPGWTLQTGTEKANDETKAIKDQLAFLNYFLWAFGAISLLVGSFIISNTFSMIIAQRLREFALLRGIGASRGQITGSVLAEAAVVGAIGSVLGIFAGIGLSRGIIAVMNAQGVGLPDAGLAVNTTAIVLPLVVGVVVTLFAAWAPARRAARIHPVQAMRSGDSSSSNSLVVRTIVGLVLIGAGVVAAAVAALNADIGTSKERAITVGVGALAVVLGVWFAGPAMSIPFVGSIGRVVGWPFGAVGKLAATNSRRNPRRTAATSFALMLGLMLVASIGMMGASMRDQVNELVDKTFTADYMVTAPQDMGMSLPQDVPERIGEVEGVDHTVSLLLAPVSVLTPPDPSSPMTDMGGVIDGRVSEAVNVSLPDGSDDLTGREGVLLSKSKAVDHPVGSTVPVWNFAGRSVDVPVVGVYEDNQTIGPYVLSKQSALELVSENDLQLLNLMVYTNGDRSPAMRSALEDAVADDLVVQVLDREDLKGQIGKQISTILNVLYALLALAVIIAILGIINTLALSVSERRAEIGMLRAVGFQRGQITRMIHLEAIVIALYGAVLGSLIGLGMGWAFIKTLADTGLGHVTVPWLQVGLTVLAAGVVGLIAALWPARSAAKTRPLEAIAEL; this is encoded by the coding sequence ATGAGAAAGCTTATTTGGCGCAACCTCGCGGCGCACAAGCTCCGGCTCTTCCTCACGGTGCTCTCGGTCGTTCTGGGCACCGCGTTCATCGCGGGCTCGTCCATGCTGACGGCGAGCATCGAGAAGAGCTTCACCGACATCGTCAGCTCCAGCTACTCCCAGATCGACGTCGTCGCCACCTCGGACGAGCGCATCCCCATGAGCGACATCGACGCCCTGCGCGCCGACCCGCGCGTCGACGCCGTCGAGCTCAGCGCGGGCAACAGCTCCGCCGTCATCGCGGGCCCCGACGGCAAGCCGATCCAGACCGGCGGCGCCCCCTCGCAGGCCATGGCGCAGGCACCCGACGGCAAGTCGATCGGCGACATCGCCCAGCTTGTCGACGGCCAATGGCCGCTGACCCGCGGCCAGGCGGCGCTCAACCGCACCGCCGCCGAGCAGGGCACTATCAAGGTCGGCGACCAGGTCACCATGATCACCGCCCGCGGCCGGGAGACCTTCGCCCTCTCCGGCATCTACGACACCGACATGGCCGTCGGCGGCTTCGCCGGGCTCGTCATCCCGGAGGAGCAGTACCTTGAGAAGTTCGCCCCCGACGGCACCGTGGCCAGCGCCTCCATCGGGCTCAAGGACCACGCAACGGCGGGCGAGGTGCGCGACGCCCTAGCCAAGGAGCACCCCGGCTGGACGCTGCAGACCGGCACCGAGAAGGCCAACGACGAGACCAAGGCCATCAAGGACCAGCTCGCCTTCCTCAACTACTTCCTGTGGGCCTTCGGCGCGATCTCGCTGCTAGTGGGCTCGTTCATCATCTCCAACACCTTCTCCATGATCATCGCGCAGCGCCTGCGCGAGTTCGCGCTGCTGCGCGGCATCGGCGCCTCCCGCGGGCAGATCACCGGCTCGGTTCTCGCCGAGGCGGCGGTGGTAGGCGCCATCGGGTCGGTGCTCGGCATCTTCGCGGGCATCGGGCTCTCGCGCGGCATCATCGCGGTAATGAACGCCCAGGGCGTGGGGCTTCCCGACGCCGGGCTCGCGGTCAACACCACCGCCATCGTCCTCCCGCTCGTGGTCGGCGTGGTGGTCACCCTCTTCGCCGCCTGGGCCCCGGCGCGCCGCGCCGCCCGGATCCATCCGGTCCAGGCGATGCGCTCGGGCGATTCCTCGAGCAGCAACTCGCTGGTCGTCCGCACGATCGTCGGCCTCGTGCTCATCGGGGCGGGCGTGGTGGCGGCGGCCGTCGCCGCGCTCAACGCGGACATCGGTACCTCGAAGGAGCGGGCGATCACCGTGGGCGTGGGCGCGCTCGCTGTGGTACTCGGCGTGTGGTTCGCGGGACCTGCGATGTCGATCCCGTTCGTCGGCTCCATCGGCCGGGTGGTCGGCTGGCCGTTTGGCGCCGTCGGCAAGCTCGCAGCGACCAACTCGCGCCGCAACCCGCGACGGACCGCAGCGACCTCGTTCGCGCTCATGCTGGGGCTCATGCTGGTCGCCTCGATCGGCATGATGGGCGCCAGCATGCGCGACCAGGTCAACGAGTTGGTGGACAAGACGTTTACCGCGGACTACATGGTCACCGCCCCGCAGGACATGGGGATGTCGCTGCCGCAGGACGTGCCGGAGCGGATCGGCGAGGTCGAGGGCGTCGACCACACGGTCTCGCTGCTCCTGGCCCCGGTGTCGGTGCTCACCCCGCCTGATCCGAGCTCGCCCATGACCGATATGGGCGGCGTGATCGACGGCAGGGTGAGCGAGGCCGTCAACGTGTCCCTGCCCGACGGCAGCGACGACCTCACCGGGCGCGAGGGAGTGCTGCTTTCCAAGAGCAAGGCCGTCGATCACCCGGTGGGAAGCACGGTGCCCGTGTGGAACTTCGCCGGGCGCTCCGTCGATGTCCCGGTGGTGGGCGTCTACGAGGACAACCAGACGATCGGCCCGTACGTGTTGTCCAAGCAGTCCGCGCTCGAGCTGGTCAGCGAGAACGACCTTCAGCTCTTGAACCTCATGGTGTACACCAACGGTGACAGGAGCCCGGCGATGCGCAGCGCGCTGGAGGATGCCGTCGCGGACGACCTCGTCGTTCAGGTTCTCGATCGTGAGGATTTAAAGGGCCAGATCGGTAAGCAGATCTCCACGATCCTCAACGTGCTCTACGCCCTCCTGGCGCTGGCCGTGATCATCGCGATCCTGGGCATCATCAACACGCTCGCGCTGTCGGTGTCCGAGCGCCGCGCCGAGATCGGCATGCTGCGCGCGGTGGGCTTCCAGCGCGGGCAGATCACCCGCATGATCCACCTGGAAGCGATCGTCATCGCGCTCTACGGCGCGGTGCTGGGCTCGCTCATCGGGCTCGGCATGGGTTGGGCGTTTATCAAGACGCTCGCGGACACCGGCTTGGGCCACGTGACCGTGCCCTGGCTGCAGGTGGGGCTCACGGTGCTCGCGGCTGGCGTGGTGGGCCTCATCGCGGCGCTGTGGCCAGCGCGAAGCGCGGCGAAGACGAGGCCGCTGGAGGCGATCGCGGAGCTATAA
- a CDS encoding DUF6985 domain-containing protein, translating to MTITLPGIGHLEPDDYFSKTAPRAVDFLGRELSFAVNLDHTGDAPDAPTTQAIADCIRTFSGLGWEEFSALTAPAVFAYYQQVYREMAEEDSDYTEEHLPIINEPKDVWQHVSFGDEPLVTLRYPDERWQVAWECECAWEPEHGLAIALIGGDSEPLADSCDAIF from the coding sequence ATGACCATTACTCTTCCCGGAATTGGCCATCTCGAACCCGACGACTACTTCTCCAAAACCGCACCCCGCGCGGTGGACTTCCTAGGCCGCGAGCTTTCCTTCGCGGTCAACCTCGACCACACGGGTGACGCTCCCGACGCCCCCACCACCCAGGCGATCGCGGACTGCATCCGCACCTTCTCTGGCTTGGGCTGGGAGGAGTTTTCCGCGCTCACCGCCCCCGCCGTCTTCGCCTACTACCAGCAGGTCTACCGCGAGATGGCGGAGGAGGACTCCGACTACACCGAGGAGCACCTGCCCATCATCAACGAGCCTAAGGATGTCTGGCAGCACGTCAGCTTCGGCGACGAGCCGCTGGTCACGCTGCGCTACCCGGACGAGCGCTGGCAGGTCGCCTGGGAGTGCGAGTGCGCCTGGGAGCCCGAGCACGGGCTCGCCATCGCCCTCATCGGCGGGGACTCCGAGCCGCTCGCCGACAGCTGCGACGCCATCTTCTAA
- a CDS encoding GntP family permease — protein MALALAGIFISLAFLIVMAYRGHSVVVVAPVAAAIAVLFSGAPQLATYTQIFMPALGKFLTNYFPLFLTGAIFGHLMTVSGLAQKLARGISALFGPKQAMMSTVIATALLTYGGVSAWVVVFTIMPIAMELFRQADIPRRLMPGTVAFGTITFALAALPGSPQIHNAIPTKYFGTNTYAAPVFGLISAALMFLIGMLWLNYRVRSLNKAGVGFATDSADVDSHREEIAEHVLATEAGLAGGSAAGATPEDIFQGDHSKGTHSVAVEGLLGLIPILVVVAVNFSFVYGFSKWLDFSYLADEKYGATSIKALLGTWSVTLALIVAIIVIILMHPKDIKKHLGELSEGAKTGILPAFTTASEVGYGAVIASLAVFSVLRDGVFGVSDNPLIVGVVSTGVISGITGSSSGGLSITMQAFGDQLAQMAQDSGMNVELLHRVIAMASVSFDSLPHNGAVLTMLLVCGMTHRQSYKDVAVLTIVVPLVALAIMLAVHGVIPGLV, from the coding sequence ATGGCACTCGCACTGGCGGGGATCTTCATCTCCCTCGCCTTCCTCATCGTCATGGCCTACCGCGGGCACTCCGTGGTGGTCGTCGCCCCCGTGGCCGCCGCGATCGCGGTGCTGTTCTCCGGCGCCCCGCAGCTTGCCACCTACACCCAGATCTTCATGCCAGCGCTGGGCAAGTTCCTCACGAACTACTTCCCGCTGTTCCTCACCGGCGCCATCTTCGGCCACCTCATGACGGTCAGCGGTCTCGCGCAGAAGCTGGCCCGGGGTATCTCCGCGCTGTTTGGCCCGAAGCAGGCGATGATGTCCACCGTGATCGCGACGGCGCTTTTGACCTACGGCGGCGTGAGCGCCTGGGTGGTGGTGTTCACCATCATGCCGATCGCAATGGAGCTGTTCCGCCAGGCAGATATCCCGCGGCGCCTCATGCCGGGCACCGTCGCCTTCGGAACCATCACATTCGCCTTGGCGGCGCTGCCGGGCAGCCCGCAGATTCACAACGCGATCCCGACGAAGTACTTCGGCACCAACACCTACGCGGCGCCGGTGTTCGGCCTCATTTCGGCGGCGCTCATGTTCCTGATTGGCATGCTGTGGCTCAACTACCGCGTGCGCTCGCTCAACAAGGCGGGCGTGGGCTTTGCCACCGACTCCGCCGACGTCGACTCCCACCGCGAGGAGATCGCCGAGCACGTGCTGGCCACCGAGGCGGGCCTGGCTGGCGGCAGCGCCGCGGGCGCCACGCCTGAGGACATCTTCCAGGGCGACCACTCGAAGGGAACGCACTCCGTCGCCGTCGAAGGGCTCCTGGGCCTCATCCCGATCCTCGTCGTCGTGGCCGTCAACTTCTCTTTCGTCTACGGCTTCTCCAAGTGGCTCGACTTCAGCTACCTCGCCGATGAGAAGTACGGCGCCACGAGCATCAAGGCTCTGCTGGGAACGTGGTCGGTGACGCTCGCGCTCATCGTCGCGATCATCGTCATCATCCTCATGCACCCGAAGGACATCAAAAAGCATCTAGGCGAGCTGTCCGAAGGCGCCAAGACCGGCATCCTGCCGGCCTTCACCACGGCCTCCGAGGTCGGCTACGGCGCGGTCATCGCCTCGCTCGCGGTGTTCTCCGTGCTGCGCGACGGCGTGTTCGGGGTCTCCGACAATCCGCTCATCGTGGGTGTGGTCTCCACCGGCGTCATCTCCGGCATCACCGGCTCCTCGTCGGGTGGCCTGTCGATTACGATGCAGGCCTTTGGCGACCAGCTCGCCCAGATGGCGCAGGACAGCGGCATGAACGTCGAGCTGCTCCACCGCGTGATCGCCATGGCGTCGGTAAGCTTCGACTCGCTGCCGCACAACGGCGCGGTGCTGACGATGCTGCTGGTCTGCGGCATGACCCACCGCCAGTCCTACAAGGACGTCGCGGTGCTGACCATCGTGGTGCCGCTGGTGGCGCTGGCAATCATGCTGGCCGTGCACGGCGTGATCCCGGGGCTGGTCTAG
- a CDS encoding TetR/AcrR family transcriptional regulator: protein MTSDPGSSSRSTRELILECSRRLFSQRSFSQVTIKDIAEEAGVSSALVIKYFINKECLFGQTIDFEESARRLFSGEFSELGYTAVYETLTAPADAPYSTVRTLVIGSGDENSLKSVGKKIQEDLKEVLVDRIESEAPQPNPHPQIRAQAALSLIIGLSMMRRVGDPNFRDYPRKQLLDYYAGLFQQIVDGVA from the coding sequence ATGACTTCTGATCCAGGTTCGTCGTCACGATCGACCCGTGAGCTGATCCTCGAGTGCTCGCGCCGGTTGTTTAGCCAGCGCTCGTTCTCGCAGGTGACGATCAAGGACATCGCGGAGGAAGCCGGCGTCTCCAGCGCCCTGGTGATCAAGTACTTCATCAACAAGGAGTGCTTATTCGGCCAGACGATCGACTTCGAGGAATCGGCGCGACGGCTGTTCTCGGGGGAGTTTTCCGAGCTGGGGTACACAGCGGTGTACGAAACGCTCACCGCGCCCGCGGATGCGCCGTACTCGACCGTGCGCACCCTCGTGATTGGAAGCGGCGACGAGAACTCTCTCAAGTCCGTCGGCAAGAAGATCCAGGAGGACCTCAAGGAGGTCCTCGTCGACCGCATTGAGAGCGAGGCGCCGCAGCCGAACCCGCATCCGCAGATCAGGGCCCAGGCGGCGCTGTCGCTGATTATTGGTTTGTCGATGATGCGTCGCGTGGGGGATCCCAACTTCCGCGACTACCCGCGCAAGCAGCTGCTCGACTACTACGCGGGGCTGTTTCAGCAGATCGTCGACGGTGTGGCGTAG
- a CDS encoding alpha/beta hydrolase, translating to MRKASRILAGVVCAAASVASISNGAASAQTSVETSSQVAFDGSAEALVAWSKQPTAGDDLNDLYAFLHAASPWHQFPLWNLWGEQTPYTPDKERDFAAPRLVKREKDERFDVDRLWIESPAMRRVVQVQVQYPRDRITPAPMLYLLDGVSAPVQSGWLRKGDVQGALAHEHVTAIMPVEAGGTNYTDWNETDPYLGRSMWETVLIDELPGVLESSEAGIPFNGQRYIGGLSMGGSAAVRLANLHPDRFAGAFSVSGCYSSVNTTGRELFNLAARSMGGNPDLMWGRDITPQRIRNDVVANPAGIASMPTYIYSADGQAGPSDVESARTEGIDELFGNIVLEKMVNRCTHELEDSLNAKGLGNGNVTFDYHTGGVHAWSYYKQQLPVAWANVTKGAYTY from the coding sequence ATGCGAAAAGCATCCCGAATCTTGGCCGGCGTTGTGTGCGCGGCCGCCAGCGTAGCGTCGATAAGCAACGGCGCAGCAAGCGCGCAAACCAGCGTCGAGACCAGCTCCCAGGTGGCCTTCGACGGCTCGGCGGAGGCGCTCGTGGCCTGGTCGAAGCAGCCGACCGCGGGCGACGACCTCAACGACCTGTACGCCTTCCTGCACGCGGCGAGCCCGTGGCACCAGTTTCCGCTGTGGAACCTGTGGGGCGAGCAGACGCCGTACACGCCGGACAAGGAGCGGGACTTCGCTGCGCCGCGCCTGGTCAAGCGCGAAAAGGACGAGCGTTTCGACGTGGACCGCCTGTGGATCGAATCGCCCGCGATGCGGCGCGTGGTGCAGGTTCAGGTGCAATACCCCAGGGACCGCATCACACCCGCGCCGATGCTCTACCTGCTCGACGGGGTCTCCGCGCCGGTGCAGTCCGGCTGGCTGCGCAAGGGCGACGTGCAGGGCGCGCTGGCCCACGAGCACGTCACCGCCATCATGCCGGTCGAGGCGGGCGGAACCAACTACACCGACTGGAACGAAACTGACCCCTACCTGGGGCGATCGATGTGGGAAACCGTCCTCATCGACGAGCTGCCCGGCGTGCTCGAGTCGTCGGAAGCGGGCATCCCCTTCAACGGCCAGCGCTACATCGGCGGGCTCTCGATGGGCGGATCGGCGGCCGTGCGCCTGGCCAACCTGCACCCCGATCGCTTCGCGGGAGCCTTCTCCGTCTCCGGTTGCTACTCCTCGGTGAACACCACCGGGCGCGAGCTGTTCAACCTCGCCGCGCGCTCCATGGGCGGAAACCCCGACCTCATGTGGGGCCGCGACATCACCCCGCAGCGCATCCGCAACGACGTGGTGGCCAACCCCGCGGGCATCGCCTCCATGCCCACCTACATCTACTCCGCGGACGGCCAGGCGGGGCCCAGCGACGTGGAGAGCGCGCGCACCGAGGGCATTGACGAGCTGTTCGGCAACATCGTTCTGGAGAAGATGGTCAACCGCTGTACCCACGAGCTGGAAGACTCCCTCAACGCCAAGGGGCTGGGCAACGGGAACGTCACCTTCGACTACCACACCGGCGGCGTGCACGCCTGGTCCTACTACAAGCAGCAGCTGCCGGTGGCCTGGGCAAACGTGACCAAGGGGGCGTACACCTACTAA
- a CDS encoding MBL fold metallo-hydrolase has translation MTTVTLTKHHHACVTLASGDTRILVDPGSLGEAPSIEGIDAILITHDHFDHVRPELIAQALAEGIPVWLPADAAGRLGLEGEGVHLAEHGDAFAVGSIKVSVLGDEHAPLHPTKAGPQNRAYLVDGRILITGDEHADAPGPVDVLITPADAPWLRSVDLISYIQRLTPRLVIGVHDGLVNEAGRKIATKNIAALTGEGAKEATIVAEGDSIEL, from the coding sequence ATGACTACCGTGACCCTGACCAAGCACCACCACGCCTGCGTGACCCTCGCCTCCGGCGACACCCGGATCCTGGTTGATCCCGGCTCGCTCGGGGAGGCGCCGAGCATCGAGGGCATCGACGCCATCCTCATCACCCACGATCACTTCGACCATGTCCGCCCCGAGCTGATCGCCCAGGCCCTCGCCGAGGGGATCCCCGTCTGGCTGCCGGCCGACGCCGCCGGGCGCCTCGGGCTCGAGGGGGAGGGCGTGCACCTGGCCGAGCACGGCGACGCCTTCGCCGTGGGCTCAATCAAGGTGAGCGTTCTTGGCGACGAGCACGCGCCGCTGCACCCGACGAAGGCGGGCCCGCAGAACCGGGCCTACCTGGTCGACGGCCGCATCCTCATCACCGGCGACGAGCACGCCGACGCGCCGGGCCCGGTGGACGTGCTTATCACCCCGGCGGACGCGCCGTGGCTGCGCAGCGTCGACCTCATCTCCTACATCCAGCGGCTCACCCCGCGGCTGGTCATCGGCGTGCACGACGGGCTGGTCAACGAGGCTGGCCGGAAGATCGCCACGAAGAACATCGCCGCGCTGACCGGCGAGGGGGCCAAGGAGGCCACGATCGTGGCGGAGGGGGACAGCATCGAGCTGTAG
- a CDS encoding SDR family oxidoreductase, whose amino-acid sequence MNPRRVLVTGGSGFIAGHLIMQLADAGYLVRTTIRSLAREESVRASLTAAGLSNHEALEFVAADLTSDSGWAAAMGDIDTVFHVASPVAPGHVKDENEIITPARVGTLRVLRATHDAGVRRVVMTSAFHAVGWGHPHDEHVFTERDWTNVDGPGVDAYGKSKTLAEREAWDFVRGEGDGLELTTLLPVAVMGPALGSKASGSNEVIERMVTGKLPVLANMYMPIVDVRDVAYAHILAMESDQAAGHRFLLADGPALTLKQIADIIREELGDKAKKVPTRVLPDGLVRFLGRFNGEMRMVAEDLGYARRTCNQAAVDTLGWHPRPAREAIIGAARSLA is encoded by the coding sequence GTGAACCCACGACGCGTCCTCGTTACCGGCGGCTCCGGCTTCATCGCCGGGCACCTCATCATGCAGCTTGCGGATGCGGGTTATCTTGTCCGCACGACCATTCGCTCGCTCGCGCGGGAAGAATCCGTGCGCGCCTCGCTCACGGCTGCCGGGCTCTCGAACCACGAGGCGCTCGAGTTCGTCGCGGCCGATCTCACCTCTGATAGCGGCTGGGCGGCCGCGATGGGCGACATCGACACCGTCTTCCACGTCGCCTCGCCGGTGGCTCCCGGACACGTGAAGGATGAAAACGAGATCATCACCCCCGCCCGCGTTGGCACCCTGCGGGTGCTGCGCGCTACCCACGACGCTGGCGTGCGGCGCGTGGTCATGACCTCGGCCTTCCATGCAGTCGGCTGGGGCCATCCGCACGATGAGCACGTCTTCACCGAGCGAGACTGGACCAACGTCGACGGTCCCGGCGTCGACGCCTACGGCAAGAGCAAGACCCTCGCCGAGCGCGAGGCCTGGGACTTCGTCCGCGGTGAGGGCGATGGCCTCGAGCTGACCACCTTGTTGCCGGTCGCCGTCATGGGGCCTGCGCTCGGCAGCAAGGCCTCCGGCTCCAACGAGGTCATCGAGCGCATGGTCACCGGAAAGCTGCCGGTGCTGGCGAACATGTACATGCCCATCGTCGACGTCCGCGACGTGGCCTACGCGCACATCCTCGCGATGGAATCCGACCAGGCCGCGGGCCACCGCTTCCTGCTTGCCGACGGCCCAGCGCTCACGCTCAAACAGATCGCCGACATCATCCGCGAGGAGCTCGGCGACAAGGCAAAGAAGGTGCCCACCCGCGTGCTTCCCGACGGCCTCGTCCGCTTCCTCGGGCGCTTCAACGGCGAGATGCGCATGGTGGCCGAGGACCTCGGCTACGCCCGCCGCACCTGCAACCAAGCGGCGGTGGATACGCTCGGCTGGCACCCGCGGCCCGCGCGCGAGGCGATCATCGGCGCGGCGCGCAGCCTGGCGTAG
- a CDS encoding CoA-acylating methylmalonate-semialdehyde dehydrogenase — translation MRQINHFVGGQTTAESARQGDVLNPATGKVQAQVSLASKAEVDACIDNAREAQRAWGAMNPQRRIRVINKWLQLIHENQDELARLITLEHGKTYDDALGDIARGTDVLEFSLGAPHQLKGEYSTNVGSGIDTYSLRQPLGVVAGITPFNFPAMIPLWKAGPALAAGNAFVLKPSERDPSVPVRLAELFLEAGGPAGVFNVINGDKEAVDAILDSPVIKAVGFVGSTAIAQYIFERCAATGKRAQCFGGAKNHVLVMPDANIDAAADAIVGAAYGSAGERCMALSVAVPVGEETAERLKAAIVERIGNLTVGHGLEKGVDYGPLVAQSALDRVNRLIEEGVQAGADIVVDGRGIDLSDKEFEGESLGGGFFIGPTLFDKVTPEMSIYLEEIFGPVLVMVRANSFEEAIRLPNEHQYGNGVAIFTENGGAAREFAAHVEVGMVGINVPIPVPVAYHTFGGWKASAFGDLNQHGPDSFRFYTKTKTVTSRWPDGDESTADFTMPVMK, via the coding sequence ATGCGACAGATCAACCACTTCGTCGGCGGCCAGACCACCGCCGAGAGCGCCCGCCAGGGCGACGTCCTCAACCCGGCGACCGGCAAGGTCCAGGCACAGGTCTCCCTGGCCAGCAAGGCCGAGGTCGACGCCTGCATCGACAACGCCCGCGAGGCCCAGCGCGCGTGGGGCGCGATGAACCCGCAGCGCCGCATCCGCGTGATCAACAAGTGGCTGCAGCTCATCCACGAGAACCAGGACGAGCTCGCCCGCCTCATCACCCTCGAGCACGGCAAGACCTACGACGACGCGCTCGGCGACATCGCCCGCGGCACCGACGTCCTCGAGTTCTCGCTCGGCGCACCGCACCAGCTCAAGGGCGAGTACTCCACCAACGTCGGCAGCGGCATCGACACTTACTCCCTGCGCCAGCCGCTCGGCGTGGTCGCCGGCATCACCCCGTTCAACTTCCCGGCGATGATCCCGCTGTGGAAGGCGGGCCCGGCGCTGGCCGCGGGCAACGCGTTCGTGCTCAAGCCCTCCGAGCGCGACCCCTCCGTCCCGGTCCGACTCGCCGAGCTCTTCCTCGAGGCTGGCGGCCCGGCGGGCGTGTTCAACGTCATCAACGGCGACAAGGAAGCCGTGGACGCGATCCTCGATTCCCCGGTGATCAAGGCCGTGGGCTTCGTCGGCTCCACCGCCATCGCGCAGTACATCTTCGAGCGCTGCGCGGCCACCGGCAAGCGCGCGCAGTGCTTCGGCGGCGCGAAGAACCACGTGCTGGTCATGCCCGACGCTAACATCGACGCAGCGGCCGACGCCATCGTCGGTGCCGCCTACGGCTCCGCGGGCGAGCGCTGCATGGCCCTGTCCGTCGCAGTCCCGGTGGGCGAGGAGACCGCCGAGCGCCTCAAGGCGGCCATCGTCGAGCGCATCGGCAACCTCACCGTCGGCCACGGCCTGGAGAAGGGCGTCGACTACGGCCCGCTCGTGGCGCAGTCCGCGCTCGACCGCGTCAACCGCCTCATCGAGGAGGGCGTGCAGGCCGGTGCCGACATCGTCGTCGACGGCCGCGGCATCGACCTCTCCGACAAGGAGTTCGAGGGCGAGTCCCTGGGCGGTGGCTTCTTCATCGGCCCCACCCTCTTCGACAAGGTCACCCCGGAGATGTCCATCTACCTGGAGGAGATCTTCGGCCCGGTTCTCGTCATGGTCCGCGCCAACTCCTTCGAGGAGGCCATCCGCCTGCCCAACGAGCACCAGTACGGCAACGGCGTGGCCATCTTCACCGAGAACGGCGGCGCCGCCCGCGAGTTCGCCGCGCACGTCGAGGTGGGCATGGTCGGCATCAACGTGCCGATCCCGGTCCCGGTCGCGTACCACACCTTCGGCGGCTGGAAGGCCTCCGCGTTCGGCGACCTCAACCAGCACGGCCCGGACAGCTTCCGCTTCTACACCAAGACCAAGACCGTCACCAGCCGCTGGCCCGATGGCGACGAGTCCACCGCCGACTTCACCATGCCGGTGATGAAGTAA